Genomic segment of Deltaproteobacteria bacterium:
GAGTGCAGGAAATAAACCTTGTCGCTCAGGATACCATGAACTTTGGCATGGACAAAGGAGATAATCATCTGATTAAACTGCTCTCTTCTCTTGAAAAGATTGAAGCGATAAGATGGATAAGGCTTAATTATCTACATCCTGCCCACATCAATGATGCATTCATAAATCATATAAAAGACAGTGAAAAGATTCTTAAATACTTTGATGTCCCGATCCAGCACATATCGGATAAGATTTTAAAACGCATGAATAGACATACGGACAGCAATGACATAAAGAGGGTAATAGAGAAGATAAATAAAAGTATAAAAGAACCATTCCTGAGAACAACGGTTATAACTGGTTTCCCGGGAGAGACGGAGGGTGATTTTAAACAGCTTTTTAAATTTTTTAATGAATTCCCGTTCCATAGAATCGGCGTTTTCCCATATTCAAGAGAAGAACCCGCGCCTGCTGCAAATATGAAAGAGCAGATTCCTGATGATGTTATTATAAGCAGGGTTAATGAATTTAATGAGTTTGCATCCCGGGTGATGAATGCAATGTCAGAGTCTTTCGTAGGGAATACCTACGATGCAATCGTTCATGGAAAAGGCCACGATGATAACGGTATTACCTTATTAAGACCATGGTTTTTTGCACCCGAGATAGACGGTTATGTAATGGTATATAACAAATTACATTATAAACCGGGTTCATTCGTGAAAGTAAAAATCACAGATACACCGGGCTTTGACCTCGTTGGTGAACCGGTAAACAATTAAGATTAACCCAAAAAATACAAGAACAAATTCCCGATGGCTCGCCGGTACATTTGACCGGTGTCTTAAACTCATTGTTAAAGATCCGAACGGATGCTTCTGAAGGTGAGAAAAGGGAAACCGTATTGACACCACATATTTATGCAGCAACAATTCTGCGCACACAGTGTTGAAGGAAAACTACCGCAAAACTCAAAAAATGGTGACCTATTTCGTTTAACTTCGGCAAAACATCCTCTATAATCGGCTTATTGGTACTTTCGTGAGCGTTCCATTTAAACGGTGTTGAACAGATTTGCTACTTATGCTACATGAATATCCATGAGGGTTAAATTCACTTTAATACCTAACAACAGCAATAAAGCTTTACAAGTAAACTACAACTATTTTCTGACAAGCCTTATCTATAATATCATCGAACATTCTTCAAAGGATTATTCGCACTTCCTCCATGACACAGGATACAGACTCGGTGGCAGCAAAAATGGATTCAAACTTTTTACATATTCAATGCTTCAGGGTGCTGATGCGAGAGTTAAAGGTGATATAATAACATTTGGTAAGGGGCAAGTTAGTTGGTATCTGTCTTCACCGATTAATGATTTCTTGCAACATTTGATAACCGGGGCTTTTGCACAAGGACAGGAAATTGAGATAGGTCCTAAGTTAAACACTTTGGACAAGTCAATTGGTTCAAACCGTTTTCTTATTGAGCGTGTGGAAACACTTAACACACCTGTATTTAATAAGAGCATGCATTTCACATGCCTTTCTCCGATAACAGTAAGCACCGTATTGAAAGATTTAAACTGCCATTATCTGCGTCCATGGGAGGAAGGCTTTGCGGATGCCATAAAAAACAATCTCATC
This window contains:
- the rimO gene encoding 30S ribosomal protein S12 methylthiotransferase RimO produces the protein MNKKRVSIIPLGCPKNDVDSELIAGAFKHAGYSISWDAYKSDTVIINTCAFVKDAIEESLDAVMQAIEAKHRGDVKRVVVTGCLPQRFKDALTSRLKEVDLFTGVNGFEDLPALIKDKKTTKSHITAPFTDYPEALSRVLPEHSGSAYIKISDGCNNVCSYCVIPFIKGRLKSRKIDDIVNEVKYLTDNGVQEINLVAQDTMNFGMDKGDNHLIKLLSSLEKIEAIRWIRLNYLHPAHINDAFINHIKDSEKILKYFDVPIQHISDKILKRMNRHTDSNDIKRVIEKINKSIKEPFLRTTVITGFPGETEGDFKQLFKFFNEFPFHRIGVFPYSREEPAPAANMKEQIPDDVIISRVNEFNEFASRVMNAMSESFVGNTYDAIVHGKGHDDNGITLLRPWFFAPEIDGYVMVYNKLHYKPGSFVKVKITDTPGFDLVGEPVNN
- the cas6 gene encoding CRISPR-associated endoribonuclease Cas6, which translates into the protein MRVKFTLIPNNSNKALQVNYNYFLTSLIYNIIEHSSKDYSHFLHDTGYRLGGSKNGFKLFTYSMLQGADARVKGDIITFGKGQVSWYLSSPINDFLQHLITGAFAQGQEIEIGPKLNTLDKSIGSNRFLIERVETLNTPVFNKSMHFTCLSPITVSTVLKDLNCHYLRPWEEGFADAIKNNLIKKYKLVYGKDIADADFKVTIDTAYMNKKSGKITKNINFKGTNIIGFMAPIEVAGNPELIEIGYEAGFG